The Mesotoga sp. UBA6090 region GGGGAGCGTATGGACCGTGTCTTCGGCTGCGTCAGTCAATACTCTTGTTGCCATTATCTGCAGTTTCATTAGTTCGGCGTATGTCGCAAATTCAAAGGTGTTATGAGAAATGATATCTCCATTGCTGAATAATGTTGTAATTATCTTTTGGGTTATTCCGAGGAACGGTTGGGCTTCAAGCGTGCTGGCTACTGTTATTCCTACGGGGCCTGCCGGAAGAACTGTAGCTTCCTTTACTATGAAGTCTCCAGTTGTCTTTTCCTCATGTCGTCCGTATTCGCCATCTACGTAGTATGTAGATCCAACGTAGCCGGACATTCTCACAATTCCCAGTTCGTCTACGACCGTGCCCTCTACATCTCCAAAGCCTGTAACCTTTACTAGACCCTTGCTATTCGCTACTGCAGTTATCTCTCCAATCTCGATAAGCCACTGTCCTTCTTCCTCCACAACCTTCCCCACTGCATCGAACTCCGGTGGAAGAATATCGAAATCGTCGGTAACTGTGATTTCTGCAGGTCCTGTAACCAGAAAGGCCATAACATCCCCGGACGACAGTTTGCCATTAAGATCGGTATCGTCAATTTGATAAGGAAGCTCCTTCCCATCCTGAACTACTCTCAGCGAATCCCAGTTAGCGTCAAAGTCAACTCCAACAAGATCAAGGATCTCGCTCATGGTTATTGTCACTGCAATAGGCTCGCCGGTGAAGCAATTGACAGATACAGGAACCTTAACAGTTTCAGCAGCAAGAAAGACCGAAACCAATATAAAGAACAGAACCAAGAACTTTTTCATACAAACACCTCCCAGAAAGTCGATATGAAATCGCTTACATATCAATGAGATTATAGAATCTTATGACTTCTTTGATCTAAAAGAATTATGGTTATGCGTGAACGATTAATGATGCCAGTGAGTTAAGAAGACTATGTTGCTCGCTTTTTCACAATATTGCTTGTGTTTTAATCAGTGATGAACACCATGCAACGCAATAGAGAGATACAGAAATATAAGACGCGTATTTCTAGCTTGATCGTTCTTGTTCATCATCATTTGATCCTAATTGACCAGGAATAGATGTGATTATCCTAACTAAATAAGGGTATATTATTCTTGTGGCTGTAAGCGTTTACATATATTGAGGTGATACTTATGTCTGCAAAACTATCCGATGTCGCCAGATTAGCAGAAGTCTCAACAGCAACAGTTTCCAGAGTGCTAAACAAAAGCGGATACGTTTCTCAGAAATCCAGAGAAAAGGTCCTGTCGGCTGTAGAAGAACTCGAATACAGCCCTTCTAGAGTTGCCAGTTATCTCGCGAGCCGGAAGCTCACTTTCAATATTGGAATTGTCGCAGGAAAGAGGTTGTCCCGGATTCTCTCTGATAAGTCAGATCAGTTTTATACTATTGTTCTAAATGGAGTGAAAGCATTTTTCAAAAGCAATAATATGAGAGGTGAGCTTATTCCAATCAATGAGTTTTCGAACGACTTTGATGGATACCTCATGATTGGAGGAGAAATAAAGGAAAATGATGTTAGAAGAGTTAAGAGCAGGGGAAAGCCGGTTGTGCTTATTGACCAATACTTGGCCGGAGTGAAAGTCGATTGTGTCGTCTCTGATGGATATGACGGAGCCATTTATGGAATCAGAAAGTTGCTTTCAAAGGGATTGAAGAAGATTGTGAACATCCATGGTCCCTTGTCTCACTTTGGCTTCAAGGATAGGTACGATGGCTATGTTTCGGCAATGGAAAGCGCCGGTCTCCTTCCGAAAGCATTTGAATTCGATGAGGAGAACGATAACATGAGCCCCATTATCGATCTCTTGCTTTCGAGATATGGACTTCCAGATGCTGTCTTTGGATGCAACGATACTGCAGCGATAAGAGCAATGGAAGAGCTGCAGGCTAGAGGAATAAGAATTCCACAAGAGGTCTCGATAATTGGATTTG contains the following coding sequences:
- a CDS encoding LacI family DNA-binding transcriptional regulator gives rise to the protein MSAKLSDVARLAEVSTATVSRVLNKSGYVSQKSREKVLSAVEELEYSPSRVASYLASRKLTFNIGIVAGKRLSRILSDKSDQFYTIVLNGVKAFFKSNNMRGELIPINEFSNDFDGYLMIGGEIKENDVRRVKSRGKPVVLIDQYLAGVKVDCVVSDGYDGAIYGIRKLLSKGLKKIVNIHGPLSHFGFKDRYDGYVSAMESAGLLPKAFEFDEENDNMSPIIDLLLSRYGLPDAVFGCNDTAAIRAMEELQARGIRIPQEVSIIGFDDIVCSSATSPSLTTFKIFKHEMGVVASRRLQSLLIGNEPHPTKISLFTEFIQRESTS